In the Candidatus Bathyarchaeia archaeon genome, AAAAACAAACACGACACGCAAACAACCACCAAAACACAGACTAAAACCCTAAACACCTAATAAAAAGGTTTATTAGAACGTTGCGTAGCATGTGTTTGTGCTCTTAAATACATTAAAGACCCCCTTTTGCGAGTTGGACCCACCAAACTCGGAGGAATATGCACGTTTGAAAAAACCCGCACCAAACCACACATCAGGACACTTTCACAAACTAAACGGCGGGAGAGAAAAACAAATTGACTGAACTTACAAAAGAAGACACCCATCTGTTATTGAAGACCTTCTTTAACGAAAAAGGCCTTGTCCGCCAGCATCTCGACAGCTACAACGAATTCATTGACCATGGCCTGCAAGAAGTCGTCGACGAAGTCAACCAAATCCCCATCGAAATCCCCGAAAACCCCTACAGCGTCAAACTTGGCCAAATCTGGGTCATCGACCCCCAAAGCCGCATCACTGGACCCTACGCAACCGAAGTTGACGGCACCAAACACGAAATCTACCCCATGGAAGCCCGCCTCCGCAACCTTGCATACGCAGCCCCCATCGCGCTGGAAATGACCCCCATAATTGACGGGAGAGAGCAAGACACCGAATTAGTCTACATCGGCAATATTCCAGTTATGCTTAAAAGCAAACTTTGCTTCCTCAGCCAACTCAGCAAAGAAGAACTCATCTCAGCAGGAGAAGACCCAGACGACCCAGGCGGCTACTTCGTCGTAAACGGCTCTGAACGCGTCATCGTCGCCATGGAAGACCTGGCACCAAACCGCGTCATTATTGACCTTGACGAGAAAGGCACAAGCCCTGTTTACCAAGCAAAAATCTTCAGCACCACAGTAGGCTTCCGCGCCCGCATCGAACTTAAACTCAAAGCTGACGACGCCATATACGTCTCCATGCCTGGAGTTCCAACTGAAATTCCCTTCATAGTTATCATGCGTGCCCTCAACTTAGAAAAAGACAAGGACATCGCTGAGGCAGTTTCACTAGACAAGGACATCCAAAAAGAACTGGCTGCCTCCTTCGAGAAAGCCATCGGCGTCGACACACCCCAAGACGCCATCCTGTTCATCGGCAACCGCGTCGCCCACGGACAAGTTGAAGAGTACCGCCTCCAAAAAGCCGAAACCGCCCTGGACAAAAACTTCCTCCCCCACCTAGGCAGAACAGAAAAACAACGCAAAGACAAAGCCATATTTCTGGGCGAAATGGCAAGCCGTGTAATACAACTCAAAATGGGCAGACGCCAACAAGACGATAAAGACCACTTCAAAAACAAACGTCTACGCCTCGCAGGACCCTTGCTGGCTGACCTCTTCCGTGTTGCATTCAGAAACCTAACACGCGACATAAAATACCAGCTTGAACGCATAGGCGTCAAAGGGCCCATAATCACCGTCTCCGCCGCAGTGCGTCCAGGCATCATCACTGAACGTTTCCAGCATGCATTAGCCACAGGAAACTGGGGACGAGGACGCGTTGGCATAACCCAGCTGTTAGACCGAACAAATTACATTTCCACGTTAAGCCACCTGCGCAGGTTACAGTCCCCGCTTAGCCGTAGCCAACCAAACTTTGAAGCCCGAGACTTGCACCCCACCCACTGGGGACGTTTATGCCCCAACGAAACACCTGAGGGCTCCAATTGTGGGCTCGTCAAGAACCTTGCGTTGTCCTCTTCCATTTCGGTGGGTGTGAACCCTGACAAAATCAGGCAACTTCTTTTCGAGATGGGCACAGTTCCTTCACAAGAAGTTAACGAAGCTATGAAAATTAACGGCGCCAAAGTTTTCGTCGATGGCAACATCATAGGTTTTTGCAGTAACCCCGAAGATATGGTTAGCAGTTTTCGCGAAAAAAGGCGCACAGGCGAAATCTCCACCGAGGTCAACATAACCCACTTCACTAAAGCGCAAACTGAATCTGAAGAAGTCCACATAAACTGTGACGAGGGCCGCGTTAGACGACCCCTGATAATTGTGGAAAACGGGGTTCCTAAACTGCAGGCTAAACATTTGGAGCGCATAGCTTTAGGTGAATGGGCTTGGGAAGACTTAGTTAAAAACGGGTTAGTTGAGTATTTGGATGCTTCAGAGGAAGAAAACGCCTACGTTGCTATATCCCTTGACAAAGTTGGTCCAGAACATTCACATGCTGAAATTGCAACCTTCACTATTCTGGGGATCTGTGCTTCTACTATTCCCTACCCTGAACATAATCAGTCACCCCGTAACTCTTACCAAGCAGCCATGGCTAAACAAGCTCTAGGTATCTACGGAACTAACTTCCAAAACCGCGTTGACTCCCGCTCACACGTACTCCACTACCCACAAGCACCGCTGGTGGAAACTGAACTGATGGAAGTTATGGGCTACAAGCAGCGACCCACAGGTCAAAACTGTGTTGTTGCTGTGCTCAGCTTCGAAGGCTACAACATGGAAGACGCCATCATATTCAACAAAGCTTCCATCGAACGTGGTTTAGCCCGCTCAACCTTCTTCCGCATCTACGAGGCAGAATGCCGCCAATACCTCGGTGGACTAAAAGACAAATTTACAGTCCCTGAACCTGGCACACGTGGATACCGCGGCGAACAATACTACCGACTGCTGGAGCCCGACGGCATCATAAGCCTCGAATCAGCTGTCACTGGCGGCGATGTGCTCATCGGAAGAATCAGCCCACCAAGATTCCTTGAAGAATACAAAGAATTCGAAGTTAAAGGTCCCAGCATGCGCGACACCTCAGCCGACATGCGTCCATCCGAAAACGGTGTGGTTGACGCTATCTTTATCACCGAATCGGGCGAAGGCAGCAAACTCGTCAAAGTCCGAGTCCGTGACCAACGCATCCCCGAGTTGGGCGACAAATTTGCCTCTCGTCACGGACAGAAAGGCGTCATCGGCTTAATTGTCCCACAGGAAGACCTGCCCTTCTCTGACGAAGGAACCGTCCCCGACCTTATCATCAACCCACACGCTATCCCCTCCAGAATGACCATCGGGCAGTTTATTGAATCCCTTTCAGGTAAATGTGCTGCCGCCAGAGGCAAACCTGTGGACGGAACACCATTCACCAATGAAGGTCCTACAGAAATCCGAAACAGCCTTGTCAAGCTGGGTTTCAGCCACACAGGCAGCGAAGTCTTCTACAATGGAACCACTGGCGAAAAATTTGTTGCCGACGTGTTCATTGGTGTTGTCTACTACCAGAAACTGCACCACATGGTTGCTGACAAGATTCACGCTCGAGCCCGTGGGCAAGTGCAGATGCTCACAAGGCAGCCCACTGAAGGTCGTGCTCGCGGTGGTGGTCTTCGTTTCGGAGAAATGGAACGAGACTGCCTTATTGGACACGGTGCTGCTATGCTGCTTAGGGACAGGCTGTTAGAAGAATCCGACAAGTACACCTTATATATCTGTGAGAACTGCGGTCAAATTGCTTACTACGACATGAAACAACGCAAATACATCTGCAAGATATGCGATGAGAAAGCTAAAGTAGCACCAGTTATTGTGTCATACGCGTTCAAGTTACTGCTGCAAGAGCTTCAAAGCTTATGCATAACCCCCAAACTAAAACTAAAGGAAAGGGCATAAAATGGCAAGCGAGGAACTAATCCATAAAGTAGTTGACGAAATTAGCTTTGGCTTAATTTCGCCCAAAGACCTGCGTAAACAGTCGGTTGTCGAAATCCAAACCCCCGACACCTACGACGAAGACGGCGCTCCCATCACCGCTGGACTCATGGACGGAAGACTTGGCACCCTTGAACCCCGCCAACGCTGCAAGACCTGCGGCAACACCGCCATACGCTGCCCCGGCCACTTTGGTCACATAGAACTTGCCGTGCCCATCGTACACATTGAATTCACCAAAATCATCTTTGACCTTCTCCGGGCAACCTGCCGCACATGCGGACGCATACTGCTTTCTGATGAAGCGGCAAAGAAAACTCGCGCAAGAATCGAACGTTACATGGACCTCTTGGGACTTATTCCTGACGAGATTTACAAAGAAATCATCCAAGAAATCAAGACCAAACAATGCCCCCACTGCGCTTCAGGGCAATTCAAGATAACTTTTGAGAAACCCACAAAGTTCATTGAGCAGACTGAAGCTGGCTCTGAACCTTTGACGCCAAGCATGATTCGTGAACGTCTCGAACGCGTAAGCGATGAAGACTTGGAGATTTTAGGTTTTAACCCAAAAGTTGCCCGACCGGAATGGATGGTTCTGCAGGTTTTACCTGTTCCGCCAGTGTATGTGCGTCCTTCTATCACGTTAGAGTCTGGTATCCGCTCTGAGGATGACTTAACTCACAAACTTGTCGACATCATCCGCATTAACCAGCGTTTGAAGGAAAACATGGAAGCAGGTGCACCCACGCTTATCATTCAAGACTTAAGTGAACTGCTCCAGTACCACGTAACGACTTACTTTAACAATGAAGCTTCAGGCATTCCTCCTGCCCGCCACCGTTCAGGAAGAGCGCTCAAAACCCTTTCACAGCGGCTTAAAGGCAAAGAAGGTCGGTTCCGAAGTAACCTTTCTGGTAAACGTGTAGACTTCTCAGCCCGCACCGTTATCTCTCCTGACCCGAACTTGGACATAAACGAAGTAGGTGTTCCTCGAGATGTAGCCATGCGGCTTTCCGTTCCGGAGAAAGTTACTGCTTGGAACATCGAAGAGCTAAAGAAGCTGGTTATTAACGGACCTGAAAACTATCCAGGTGCGCTCTACATTATTCGCCCTGACGGTAAACGAATAAGGTTGGAGTTCGTTGTTGACCGAACCAAAATTGCAGAAGCCATAGAACTGGGCTTTGTCATTGAACGTCACCTCAAAAATGGCGACATTGCAATCTTTAATCGGCAGCCTTCACTTCACCGCATGTCAATTATGGCGCATTATGTGCGTGTTTTGCCGTACAAGACTTTCCGTATGCACCTTTGTGTTTGCCCACCTTACAACGCTGACTTTGACGGCGACGAAATGAACCTTCACGTTCCCCAAAGTGAAGAAGCCCGCACTGAAGCTTTGTTGCTGATGCAGGTGCAAGACCAGATTCTTTCACCCCGCTTTGGTGGACCCATCATTGGTGCCATCAGGGACTTCATCACCAGCGCCTACTACTTCACCCGTAGAAGTAACTTCCTTACCCGCGAAGAAGTCAGCCGAATTCTCACCGCCACAGGTTATCTTGGTCCTCTTCCTGAACCCGCAAAAACTGACCCTCAGCCAATGTGGTCAGGCAAACAAATCTTTAGCTTGTTCCTACCAAAAACGTTGAACTACGTTTTGAAGGCAAACATCTGCCAAGGTTGCGTTAAGTGCAAAGAAGAAGAATGTGAACATGATGCATACGTGGTGGTTAAAAACGGCGAGCTCGTGTCGGGTATTATTGACCGCCGCAGCATTGGCTCTGAGCAGTCCGAAAGTTTGCTTCACAGGATAATCAAAGATTACGGTACGCAAGCGGGACGAGAATTCCTCAACAAGATAACTCGTATGCTCAAACTCTTCATATCAATGCGTGGCTTCAGCTACACTTACGACCAATTGGTTCTTTCGCCTAAAGCTAGGAACAGAATCGCAAAGACCATGGACCGCATTGAACGCAAAATAGAAGAACACATCGCCAACTACAAGAGCGGCAACCTTCCACGTTTGCCCGGTCAGACGCTGGAGGAATCCTTTGAAATCTACGTCATGCATGAACTTTCTACAGCTCGAGACGAAGCAGGTAAAATCGCTGACGAAGACTTCACGCTGGAAAACGCTGGCATCGTCATGACTCGAACTGGAGCAAGAGGCAGCAGCCTTAACATCGGTCAGATGGCGGCTTGCGTTGGGCAACAATCAGTCCGTGGCAAACGTATCTTGAGAGGCTACGCTAGACGTGCACTACCGCACTTTGAGCCAGATGACCCCAAGCCGAGTGCACGAGGTTTCGTGTATAACTCTTACCAGACAGGTTTGACTGCCATCGAGTTCTTCTTCCATGCCATGGGCGGCAGAGAAGGATTGGTTGACACTGCCGTGCGAACACAGCAGAGCGGTTACATGCAGCGTAGGCTCATCAACGCTCTTGAACATATACGCCTTGAATATGACGGCACCGTGCGCGACTCTGCAGGCGATATTATTCAGTTCAAGTACGGCGAAGATGGTGTTGACCCCGCTAAAAGTGACCACGGCAAAGCTGTAAACGTCAGCCGTCTTATGGACGCCATCAACATAAGCGAAGAGAAAGGTGCGCCAGCCACTGCCGATTACATCAAAAAGCAGCTGAAAGAAGTGGAAGGGCAACTGACTCCCATTCTGGTGGATCAGCTTAAACAGCATTTGTCTAAAGGTAAATTCACCAAGAAAGGTGTTGACAAAGCAATCACCACAACCGCTGAGCGCTACAAACGGGCTTTGATGGAGCCAGGCGAAGCGGTAGGCATCGTTGCAGCGCAGTCAATTGGTGAACCTGGCACGCAGATGACTCTCAGAACTTTCCACTATGCAGGTGTCAAAGAGCAAAACGTCACTTTGGGTCTGCCACGTCTTATCGAAATTGTGGACGCTCGAAGAATCCCCTCAACCCCCATTATGACCATTTACCTTACAGGTGAATACCGCAAGAGCAAAGAGGGTGCGGTTGAGATTGCGCGTCACATCATTTACACGTCGCTTGAGAATTTAGCGTCAGAGATTTACGAGGACCCCATCAACGAGGAAATCGTGGTTGAGCTTAACAAGACCATGATGGAGGACCGCGCCATAACCATTGAGGAACTTGAAGAACGCGTGGAAATACAGAACGCCACAACTAAAGCTAAAGGCGATGACGTGCTCACGGTAAAACCCAAGAAAGTGGAAACAATCAAGAAGGTGCTGGAGAAAGTCACCAACTTCCACGTTAAGGGTGTTGCTGACATTCGACGTGTTCTGGTTACTCAGGAAGAGAACGGCGAATGGGTTATCCGCACTGACGGCTCTAACCTTTCAAAGGTTCTAGAGATTCCTGGTGTTGACACCTCCCGTACGACAACCAATAACGTCCATGAGATTGCCAAAACCTTAGGCATTGAAGCAGCGAGAAATGCATTGATAAACGAAGCAAAGGGCGTGTTGGAAGAACAAGGTTTAGACGTAGATGTCCGCCACGTTATGCTTGTGGCCGATATGATGACTTCTAACGGTGAGGTACAGCAGATTGGTAGACACGGCATCAGCGGCAAGAAATCCAGTGTCTTGGCGCGGGCAGCGTTTGAAATTACGGTTCCCAACATTGTTGAAGCAGCTGTGAAAGGTGACAGTGACCCGCTGGCAGGTGTGACCGAAAACGTTATAGTTGGTCAATCTATTCCGATTGGCACTGGCCTAGTAGAGCTATACATGTCAACCTTTGAAAAGCAAAAGAATTCAGGAGGAAAAACAGAAACATGATAGACATAGACAAAGCATTAGCATCAGCCGTGAAAACTGGCAAAGTTTCTTTCGGCGCCAACTCGGCATTGCTGAACGCAAAGACAGGCAAAGCTAAGATGATTGTTTTGGCTTCTAACTGTCCACAAAACATAAAAGACGAGATAGAATATTATGGTAAACTCTCAAAAGTCCCCGTTATGACCTATAAGGGTGCTTCCATGGATTTAGCCATTGTCTGCGGAAAACTCTTCATCATCTCGGCGCTCAGCATCAGAGAACCCGGGGACAGCGAGATTCTGAAATCCGTAGAAATGGAATACTACGAAAACCCTGACATTGTTGGAGGAACCGAATGACAACCGGCATTAAAATCACATGCGACGAAATGCGTTACATCGCTTTGTTTGAAAGCATAAGCGGCGCCAGCGTCAAAGACTGCATCATCGACGAAGCTGAATCACGTGCAATCTTTATCGTGAACCCTGGTCAAGTTGGTGTTGCCATCGGCAAGGGCGGACGAAACATCCACACCCTTGAAAAAATGACGGGCAAAAAGCATGAAATCATTGAGTACTCTGAGGACCCCGTGCAGTTCATAAAGAACGCCCTTAAACCTGCACAGGTTCGAGAAGTGCGCATCACCGAAAAAACCGACGGCAAAAAAATGGCGGTCGTCACGATTAACCCAAAAGACAAGGGCATCGCGATAGGCAAAAACGGCAAAAACGCCGAGCGTCTGCGCTTTTTAGCAAAACGGTACTTTGACATTCAGAACGTCAGCATCACTTAGCCACCCCACTGGGGTCACGCTAAGGGATGACGCGTCGCTTTTTGTAGTCTTAATGTTGGCGCGTTTTGTTGAACGTTTTATAAGTTGAGCCTTCCATTTCCTGCCTGTTTGTTTAGCTTTTTGACTGCCATTATGCTTTCTAAAAGAAACGCTGCTATGGCAATTCCTGTGATGGTCATGCCTATTGCATAGTAGGTTTTGACAACATCGGTTTCCCATTGCCAATGAATCGCCAAAACAAACACTTCCAAAAAAAGCAGAAACGCAAAGAAGAAACAGTAAATCATTGTTCGGGGTAAAAGTTTTCTTCCAACCCAGAAAAACCCGCCTACTTTAGCTTTCTTTTTAAGAATGTATTCGCCATACTGGTTTCTTGTCAATAACCCGTCTGATTCTAAATTTTGCAGGTGCCTGTGTGCAACGCTTGGACTGCTGAGGCTTAATCCATGCATGACTTCTCGTGGACCCAATGGCTTTCTTTGTTTAGCCACGTACATGTACACGTTAAACGCGAGCCCTTCAAGCTTCTTTTCGTGGCTGTTAGGCATAAAGGTCTTTCCCCGTTTTCCCCTTCCGAGCTTCTTCGCTTAAAAAGCCCGTTTTCTATATGCATTGATGTTAACTTGATGTCCAAAAACGTTTTTAGGGTTTGTGGTTCAAAACGGGGCCGCAAAGAAAATCCTTTATTTTGTGACTTCTGGGTTACTGACTGTTCTCTTCATCTTGCGCTTCATCTGTTTCAAGTTCTTCATCTGGTTGACTTTGTTTGGGTGTATTGTTTTCTTCTTCGCTTCTTAGCAGCAAATCAATCAATGCTTTTTCGTCCACTTCTGCGCGTGTTCGCCAATCCAGATACAACTGCTCGTTATCATCCTGTTGCAGGTAGCCATAGCGGATGTATCGGTCAAGGTTTAAGCCGACTTTCCAACCCGCGATTTTTTCTCCCAGCAATTCTTCTACGTCTCGGCGTGCAGCTTGCCCCTTTTTGCTGATGATGTAAGAGATGGTTATGGCTAAGCCTGCTAAGTCGTCTATTCGCCACCCAATCATCTTGGCTTCTTTAGGCTCTAACTCCCCACGCAGCGTCACGTAGAACCGTGCCTTATCCATCTCGTCCACTGTTGGTTTCTCAGGGTTCTTCTCCTGTTCATAAACGGTTTTAACCTGCAAATCCAGCGGCTTCAAAAAATCGTCCAGCAAATCCAAAACCTTCGGGTAGTCTGAGCCTATGGCTTTGTGGAGTTCCCAGCCTTTAACGCCGGGTTTTTGGTGCCTCCGATAAAAAAGCATATGTGTGGCACGTTTCATTTTCGCGGCGTATGCGCCTTTCTTTTTGGTACTCAACTTGATTCTCCTCTTTTCCACTTCTGCCAGCTTTCAAACGTAAGCGTTACAGGCACGGAGACAGCTTGCATGTTAAGTTTTACCGCTGGCTCCTCAAGGGGGAGGATGTAAATTTCTTCTTCCAGCGGGATTACCTCTAAGGTGGCGTACCCGTAAGTGACTAAGAAGCTGGTTATGTAGGCTCGGTGAACGGTCTGCTCGTAGGTTTCTGCACCCACCCAGTCCATATAAAGAAGTTTTCCTTCTTTACTTTCCTTTTCCGCTTTCTCCTTGAGTTCTGTCCAGAATCTATCAAGTTCGGCAGAGAACGCTTCATCTCGCAGAACATTTTGATCCACCAATTCTCCTCTACTGGCGACACCCGTTGCGACTTCAGTTACGGCTGTTTGCTCCCAGCGTTCCCTGATTGGCACAAGCGCATTCCAATACCGCATTGCGTCTGCCATGGCATGCAGGGTTATCTGCTCCTGCTCCACGATTGGGTGCCACGCCTTAAGAAACAGTTGAACCATTTCCTGTTTGTCTTTCAGGATAATTTTTTCTTCCAGCAAAAACGGGTCGGTATACAGTGAGGTGCTACGTTGTTTAACCCACTCACTTTGCAGCTTAATCACTGATGCTAAGTGGTGGATGGCTTCGGAGTCAAGATTAAGCTCTTCAGGTTGGTCCCACGAGGGAAAATACTCCTGAACAATGCGGATGATTTCGTCAACGTTTAGAAGGAAAGGGTCTACGGTGTGGGCTTCGATGCCCCTCATCATGTCGATGACCCGTTCAAGCCGGTCCCTGCCCAGTTTCTTAGCCTCTTTTTGTTCCTTTGGGCTCTTAGGGTTTTGTGCCTGCATTTCACTGCACCTCACGCACCATAGATTTGCCTTCCACATTCTGCACCGCAACGATGTTGGCGTTTTCCTGCGCAAACGTAACTTGGCTGGGCGTGATAACGATGTATTGGGCGTTGGCGTCTTTGATGGTTGATATGAGAATTTTGGCTATCATCTCGCGGTTGCGTGGATCCATGTGAATGTCATATTCGTCCACGGCTCGAAACGGCGACCGTACATGCTGCTGTAGGGCTAAAAGGAAACTCATGGTTGCTGTGGTTCGCTCGCCGCCGCTTTGTGTGTATGCGTTTAAGGGCACGGGTTTTCCGCCTTTGAAGCCCACCATAATCTCCAGTCCCGCGGTTTCAATGTCCTGAGTGTTACTCAAACGGACTTCACCTGTGGCGCGGGTTTGCCCCATAATCCGCTGGTACTCGCGGTTGACGCGTTCCAACAAATCCTGCATAACGTTGCGCCAACTCTGCATGCGCGCCGAAACCTCATCGAGGGCTTTTTGGCGGTTCTCAGCCACCATCTGCGCTTTCTGCTTAAGCTCCAAAAAGAGCTTACTGTAAGACTCATATTGCCGCTCGATGTCTTCTGAGACACTGGAAAGCGCGGCGAGGTGCCCGTCGGTGAGACGAATCTCGTCTTGAATGTCTGCGACATTCTTTGTAACAGCAATTCTCGCACCAGAATGCAAGGCCTTAGCAACCGCTGCGTCCAGAGCCGT is a window encoding:
- a CDS encoding NusA-like transcription termination signal-binding factor; amino-acid sequence: MTTGIKITCDEMRYIALFESISGASVKDCIIDEAESRAIFIVNPGQVGVAIGKGGRNIHTLEKMTGKKHEIIEYSEDPVQFIKNALKPAQVREVRITEKTDGKKMAVVTINPKDKGIAIGKNGKNAERLRFLAKRYFDIQNVSIT
- a CDS encoding 50S ribosomal protein L30e, with the translated sequence MIDIDKALASAVKTGKVSFGANSALLNAKTGKAKMIVLASNCPQNIKDEIEYYGKLSKVPVMTYKGASMDLAIVCGKLFIISALSIREPGDSEILKSVEMEYYENPDIVGGTE
- a CDS encoding DNA-directed RNA polymerase subunit A', whose protein sequence is MASEELIHKVVDEISFGLISPKDLRKQSVVEIQTPDTYDEDGAPITAGLMDGRLGTLEPRQRCKTCGNTAIRCPGHFGHIELAVPIVHIEFTKIIFDLLRATCRTCGRILLSDEAAKKTRARIERYMDLLGLIPDEIYKEIIQEIKTKQCPHCASGQFKITFEKPTKFIEQTEAGSEPLTPSMIRERLERVSDEDLEILGFNPKVARPEWMVLQVLPVPPVYVRPSITLESGIRSEDDLTHKLVDIIRINQRLKENMEAGAPTLIIQDLSELLQYHVTTYFNNEASGIPPARHRSGRALKTLSQRLKGKEGRFRSNLSGKRVDFSARTVISPDPNLDINEVGVPRDVAMRLSVPEKVTAWNIEELKKLVINGPENYPGALYIIRPDGKRIRLEFVVDRTKIAEAIELGFVIERHLKNGDIAIFNRQPSLHRMSIMAHYVRVLPYKTFRMHLCVCPPYNADFDGDEMNLHVPQSEEARTEALLLMQVQDQILSPRFGGPIIGAIRDFITSAYYFTRRSNFLTREEVSRILTATGYLGPLPEPAKTDPQPMWSGKQIFSLFLPKTLNYVLKANICQGCVKCKEEECEHDAYVVVKNGELVSGIIDRRSIGSEQSESLLHRIIKDYGTQAGREFLNKITRMLKLFISMRGFSYTYDQLVLSPKARNRIAKTMDRIERKIEEHIANYKSGNLPRLPGQTLEESFEIYVMHELSTARDEAGKIADEDFTLENAGIVMTRTGARGSSLNIGQMAACVGQQSVRGKRILRGYARRALPHFEPDDPKPSARGFVYNSYQTGLTAIEFFFHAMGGREGLVDTAVRTQQSGYMQRRLINALEHIRLEYDGTVRDSAGDIIQFKYGEDGVDPAKSDHGKAVNVSRLMDAINISEEKGAPATADYIKKQLKEVEGQLTPILVDQLKQHLSKGKFTKKGVDKAITTTAERYKRALMEPGEAVGIVAAQSIGEPGTQMTLRTFHYAGVKEQNVTLGLPRLIEIVDARRIPSTPIMTIYLTGEYRKSKEGAVEIARHIIYTSLENLASEIYEDPINEEIVVELNKTMMEDRAITIEELEERVEIQNATTKAKGDDVLTVKPKKVETIKKVLEKVTNFHVKGVADIRRVLVTQEENGEWVIRTDGSNLSKVLEIPGVDTSRTTTNNVHEIAKTLGIEAARNALINEAKGVLEEQGLDVDVRHVMLVADMMTSNGEVQQIGRHGISGKKSSVLARAAFEITVPNIVEAAVKGDSDPLAGVTENVIVGQSIPIGTGLVELYMSTFEKQKNSGGKTET
- a CDS encoding DNA-directed RNA polymerase subunit B — its product is MTELTKEDTHLLLKTFFNEKGLVRQHLDSYNEFIDHGLQEVVDEVNQIPIEIPENPYSVKLGQIWVIDPQSRITGPYATEVDGTKHEIYPMEARLRNLAYAAPIALEMTPIIDGREQDTELVYIGNIPVMLKSKLCFLSQLSKEELISAGEDPDDPGGYFVVNGSERVIVAMEDLAPNRVIIDLDEKGTSPVYQAKIFSTTVGFRARIELKLKADDAIYVSMPGVPTEIPFIVIMRALNLEKDKDIAEAVSLDKDIQKELAASFEKAIGVDTPQDAILFIGNRVAHGQVEEYRLQKAETALDKNFLPHLGRTEKQRKDKAIFLGEMASRVIQLKMGRRQQDDKDHFKNKRLRLAGPLLADLFRVAFRNLTRDIKYQLERIGVKGPIITVSAAVRPGIITERFQHALATGNWGRGRVGITQLLDRTNYISTLSHLRRLQSPLSRSQPNFEARDLHPTHWGRLCPNETPEGSNCGLVKNLALSSSISVGVNPDKIRQLLFEMGTVPSQEVNEAMKINGAKVFVDGNIIGFCSNPEDMVSSFREKRRTGEISTEVNITHFTKAQTESEEVHINCDEGRVRRPLIIVENGVPKLQAKHLERIALGEWAWEDLVKNGLVEYLDASEEENAYVAISLDKVGPEHSHAEIATFTILGICASTIPYPEHNQSPRNSYQAAMAKQALGIYGTNFQNRVDSRSHVLHYPQAPLVETELMEVMGYKQRPTGQNCVVAVLSFEGYNMEDAIIFNKASIERGLARSTFFRIYEAECRQYLGGLKDKFTVPEPGTRGYRGEQYYRLLEPDGIISLESAVTGGDVLIGRISPPRFLEEYKEFEVKGPSMRDTSADMRPSENGVVDAIFITESGEGSKLVKVRVRDQRIPELGDKFASRHGQKGVIGLIVPQEDLPFSDEGTVPDLIINPHAIPSRMTIGQFIESLSGKCAAARGKPVDGTPFTNEGPTEIRNSLVKLGFSHTGSEVFYNGTTGEKFVADVFIGVVYYQKLHHMVADKIHARARGQVQMLTRQPTEGRARGGGLRFGEMERDCLIGHGAAMLLRDRLLEESDKYTLYICENCGQIAYYDMKQRKYICKICDEKAKVAPVIVSYAFKLLLQELQSLCITPKLKLKERA